AATTATCATTTCTCCGCTAATGTCCCTTCCCGATTGAGAAACTCCTCATACCTTATAATGTAGGCAACTATCATGATGGCCAACAGGAAAGGGAGGAGACACATGAACCATTATCTCCCCATTCAGGGGGATTTTTATAGTGCTTATCCTGACACAAGGAATTATTATGGACTGAGACAGTATGACTACCAGCGGCCGTATCCGTTTATTGGAGGTTTTGCAGGTGGGCTTGCGGGAGGTCTTGCAGGAGGATTATTAGGAGTATTATTAATACCAGGGATATATGGTGGATATCCTCGTCCACGACCAGGATATCCCTGTCCTGGACCTGGGTATTGTCCTCCAGGTTATGGACAGCCGGGATACGGAGCTCCAGGGTATGGCCCACCAGGATATGGCCCTCCGGGTTATCCTGGCGGACGACCGCCATATGGACCATATAGAGAATAGGTTTAAAAGCAAAGGGAGAACCCTTTGCTTTTTTTCTTTATTTTAGCTTATAGTGTTGTTTTTTCTTTTTTAGAAAGGTTTCCACTTTACATTTTGAGCTTTACGAAATCGTTTGTTAACTTCTTTCCAATTAACTACGTTCCACCAGTTTTCGATGTAGTTCTTTCGGTTGTTTTCATATTGTAAATAATAAGCGTGTTCCCAAACATCAAGAGCTAGAAGAGGTATGACATCCCACTGGCTTAAGTTTTGGTGTTTTTCAGCTTGAAGAATTTCAAGTCTTCTTGATACAGGTGACCAGACAAGAATGGCCCAACCTGATCCCTCTACTTTAGCCGCAGCATTTGTGAATTGTTGCTTGAATTGGTTGTATGATCCAAAGCTCTTTTGAATCTCAGGTAAAATTTCTCCCTCTGGCTTCCCACCATCTGGGCTCATGATTTTCCAAAATAAAGTATGAAGATAATGCCCAGCTCCATTGAAAGCTAATTCACGTTCCCAATGTTTAATGAGAGCATAGTTATCCTGTTGTCTTGCTTTCTGTAATTCAAGTTCTGCTTTGTTTAACCCATCTACATAGCTTTGGTGGTGAATGTCATGATGCAGCCTCATGATTCTTTCACTAATGTAAGGCTCGAGTG
The sequence above is drawn from the Pseudalkalibacillus hwajinpoensis genome and encodes:
- a CDS encoding superoxide dismutase, producing MLEGNLHERVNSSLLIQTEEWLAAVQENVDVNGSNEEDLYKMANSLYKQWRNLQDSSVPIGGHTLPSLPYKYNALEPYISERIMRLHHDIHHQSYVDGLNKAELELQKARQQDNYALIKHWERELAFNGAGHYLHTLFWKIMSPDGGKPEGEILPEIQKSFGSYNQFKQQFTNAAAKVEGSGWAILVWSPVSRRLEILQAEKHQNLSQWDVIPLLALDVWEHAYYLQYENNRKNYIENWWNVVNWKEVNKRFRKAQNVKWKPF